One Blastopirellula marina genomic window carries:
- a CDS encoding putative Ig domain-containing protein — MSQRERFLAILVGVLVLGVGGYYFMNQYFSAIKHRDRQIDALAKALKEEEFSEAKANQALQRLDTYQKHALPESVRASQAFYQDRLRDTLEANGFSNVSVKPNNFRRAGNHGQHSFNLSGKATLEELVQFTYEFYSFNVLHKFTKLSIHPSKTSDKLDISMDVAVLSVDGAAEVPNPDDVRLNQLTHGNVKDYIDKITTRNLFSPANKPPLFTSKTQVEAERGNSFKYRVSASDPDKDDKVSFYLGKEFPEGLELSESGSLNWTPAELGEYKVTIEARDNRTPAKSTTQELVINVKEPAPVEPPRERPPSFDEAKYTYLTGTVTVGGEPRAWLNNRPKNRQMRLAPGETFTIGTLKGKVIDVRDREVVIEIEGDLRLLSIGQPVADALPMGPS, encoded by the coding sequence ATGAGCCAACGCGAACGATTTCTAGCCATCCTGGTTGGCGTCCTGGTGTTGGGCGTTGGTGGCTACTACTTCATGAATCAGTACTTCAGCGCGATCAAGCACCGAGATCGCCAAATCGACGCGCTTGCGAAAGCCCTCAAAGAAGAGGAATTCAGCGAGGCGAAGGCAAATCAAGCGCTACAGCGTTTGGATACCTACCAGAAGCATGCCTTGCCGGAAAGTGTTCGTGCGAGTCAAGCTTTCTACCAAGATCGCTTGCGTGACACGCTTGAGGCGAACGGTTTCAGCAACGTGAGTGTCAAACCGAACAACTTCCGCCGGGCTGGCAATCATGGTCAGCACAGCTTCAACCTCTCAGGCAAAGCAACCTTGGAAGAATTGGTTCAGTTCACTTACGAGTTCTACTCGTTCAACGTGCTGCACAAGTTCACCAAGCTGTCAATTCATCCGTCAAAGACGAGCGACAAGCTCGACATCTCGATGGATGTCGCCGTGCTCAGCGTGGATGGAGCCGCTGAAGTTCCTAACCCGGACGACGTTCGTCTCAATCAGCTGACTCACGGTAACGTGAAGGACTACATCGACAAGATCACCACTCGCAATCTCTTCTCGCCAGCGAACAAGCCGCCGCTATTTACGTCGAAAACTCAGGTCGAAGCCGAGCGAGGCAATTCGTTTAAGTATCGCGTGAGTGCTAGCGATCCGGACAAGGACGACAAAGTCAGTTTCTACCTGGGTAAGGAATTTCCTGAAGGGCTCGAACTTAGTGAAAGTGGTTCGTTGAATTGGACGCCGGCGGAACTGGGTGAATATAAGGTCACCATCGAAGCACGCGATAATCGAACCCCTGCGAAGTCGACAACTCAGGAACTGGTGATCAACGTCAAGGAACCTGCCCCAGTCGAACCGCCCCGGGAGCGTCCACCGTCGTTCGATGAAGCGAAGTACACCTATCTCACTGGTACCGTCACCGTGGGTGGCGAGCCGCGAGCTTGGTTGAACAACCGCCCTAAGAATCGCCAAATGCGACTCGCACCCGGCGAAACGTTCACGATTGGGACACTCAAAGGCAAGGTGA